Proteins from one Juglans microcarpa x Juglans regia isolate MS1-56 chromosome 6S, Jm3101_v1.0, whole genome shotgun sequence genomic window:
- the LOC121236924 gene encoding tetratricopeptide repeat protein 37: MSESRPVTVKPEIGTAESSVEENSNSNSNSKRPPKFVVLADLNVDPPEADEDDSIHVSAPDLTRLANGESSQDKCRVMCNDSEAMEGEVKRSNKLGKCRSRNNKADCSLDYGGDADGDQHGQGVPSSREEKVSSLKTGLVHVARKMPKNAHAHFILGLMYQRLGQPQKAVSSYEKATEILLRPEAEIDRPDLLSLVQIHHAQCLIVESSVDSNSDKEIEPKELEEILSKLKESMQSDIRQAALWNSLGLILLKSGRLQSAITILSSLLAVAPDNYDCLGNLGIAYLQNGNLDLSEKCFQQLLLKDQNHPAALINYAALLLCKYGSVVAGAGANAGDGASLEQVTAVNVAKECLLAALKIDPKAAHIWANLANAYFVMGDHRSSGKCLEKAAKLEPNCMSTRYAVAVHRIKDAERSQDPSEQLSWAGNEMASIIRDGDSVLLDLPVAWAGLAMVHKAQHEITAAFETKQTELSEVKDRAVNSLKQAIAEDPDDAVQWHQLGLHNLCTRQFKASQRYLKAAVARFKECSCAWSNLGISLQLLEEPSQAEAVYKRALALATTEEAHAIFSNLGNLYRQQKQYERAKAMFTKSLELLPGYAPAFNNLGLVFVAEGRWEEAKYCFEKAFQADPLLDVAKSNMVKAGSMSRLCDGLSLCHIQD, translated from the exons atgtcgGAATCGCGCCCAGTGACTGTAAAACCAGAAATCGGAACAGCAGAGAGCTCCGTAGAAGAGAACTCGAACTCGAACTCGAACTCGAAGAGACCTCCTAAGTTTGTCGTTCTAGCCGACCTCAACGTCGACCCTCCTGAAGCCGACGAGGACGATTCCATCCACGTTTCCGCCCCTGACCTCACCAG GTTGGCTAATGGCGAGAGCAGTCAAGATAAGTGTAGGGTAATGTGCAATGACAGTGAGGCCATGGAAGGTGAGGTTAAACGTTCAAACAAATTGGGTAAATGTCGTTCAAGAAATAATAAGGCAGATTGCTCTCTTGATTATGGAGGGGATGCTGATGGTGATCAGCATGGTCAAGGGGTTCCTTCTTCACGTGAGGAAAAAGTTAGCAGCCTTAAAACC GGGTTAGTTCATGTTGCAAGGAAGATGCCCAAAAATGCTCATGCTCATTTCATACTTGGCCTTATGTACCAAAGGTTGGGTCAACCTCAGAAG gcAGTTTCGTCATATGAGAAGGCAACGGAGATCTTGCTCCGCCCTGAGGCAGAGATCGATAGGCCAGATCTTCTTTCATTGGTTCAAATTCATCATGCACAG TGTTTAATAGTAGAAAGTTCAGTGGATAGCAATTCAGATAAAGAAATTGAACCCAAAGAGCTTGAGGAGATTCTTTCTAAACTGAAAGAATCAATGCAATCAGATATTAGACAAGCCGCTTTATGGAATTCCCTAGGCTTGATACTTCTGAAAAGTGGTCGTCTACAG AGTGCTATTACGATTCTATCATCTTTGTTGGCAGTTGCCCCCGACAATTATGATTGCCTTGGAAACCTTGGTATTGCTTACCTTCAAAA TGGAAACTTGGATCTATCAGAAAAATGTTTTCAGCAGTTACTCCTAAAGGATCAAAATCATCCTGCTGCCTTAATAAACTATGCTGCCCTTCTTTTATGTAAATATGGATCAGTTGTAGCAG GTGCTGGCGCAAATGCTGGTGACGGTGCATCCTTAGAGCAGGTTACAGCTGTCAATGTTGCAAAGGAGTGTTTGCTAGCAGCATTAAAAATAGATCCAAAAGCTGCACATATATGGGCAAACCTtgccaatgcatattttgtgatgggTGATCATAGAAGTTCTGGCAAGTGCTTGGAGAAG GCAGCAAAGTTGGAGCCCAATTGCATGTCTACGCGATATGCTGTTGCAGTTCACCGAATTAAGGATGCAGAAAGGTCTCAAGATCCTAGTGAACAGCTTTCTTGGGCTGGAAATGAGATGGCTTCTATAATAAGAGATGGAGATTCTGTTCTGCTTGATCTTCCAGTGGCATGGGCAGGGCTTGCCATGGTTCACAAAGCACAACATGAGATTACCGCTGCATTTGAAACTAAGCAGACTGAGTTGTCGGAGGTGAAAGATCGTGCTGTTAACAGCCTAAAGCAG GCCATTGCAGAGGATCCAGATGATGCTGTTCAGTGGCACCAGCTTGGCCTTCATAACCTCTGCACTCGACAATTTAAAGCATCACAGAGGTACCTGAAAGCTGCAGTAGCACGTTTTAAAGAGTGCAGCTGTGCATGGTCTAACCTTG GTATCTCACTTCAACTATTAGAGGAGCCATCACAAGCTGAAGCAGTGTACAAGCGGGCCTTGGCATTGGCAACAACAGAGGAAGCTCATGCTATATTTTCCAACCTAGGGAATCTGTACCGCCAGCAAAAACAATATGAGCGTGCGAAAGCAATGTTCACGAAGTCACTTGAACTGCTGCCTGGTTATGCTCCTGCATTCAACAACTTGGGTCTCGTGTTTGTTGCAGAGGGTCGCTGGGAGGAAGCGAAATATTGTTTCGAAAAAGCTTTCCAGGCAGACCCATTGCTAGATGTAGCCAAGTCCAACATGGTTAAAGCAGGGTCCATGTCAAGATTGTGTGATGGCTTGTCGTTATGTCATATTCAAGATTAA
- the LOC121236888 gene encoding lysine-specific demethylase REF6-like — MGASEPTQEVLSWLKSLPLAPEYHPTLAEFQDPISYIFKIEKEASKYGICKIVPPVPSSPKKTAIANLNRSLAARNPGSDSKSPPTFTTRQQQIGFCPRKQRAVQRPVWESGEYYTFQKFEAKAKAFEKSHLKKCCKRGTTPSALDIETLYWKATVDKPFSVEYANDMPGSAFVPFSPKKSREAGWDGVTLGETAWNMRGVSRSNGSLLRFMKEEIPGVTSPMVYVAMMFSWFAWHVEDHDLHSLNYLHMGAGKTWYGVPREAAVAFEEVVRVHGYGGEINPLVTFATLGEKTTVMSPEIFISAGVPCCRLVQNAGEFVVTFPRAYHTGFSHGFNCGEAANIATPEWLRVAKDAAIRRASINYPPMVSHFQLLYDLALALCSRIPVGINEPRSSRLKDKKKGEGETMVKELFVQDVVQNNDLLHILGKGSSVVLLPHSSSDISVCSKLRVGSHLRVNPRLTPGLCSSKEVVKMKSSSLVSDDLVQDGNGEMGRTKGLFPVKGNFFSLYERNKLYSLSGFNNRCPLNSKTLDTDSERGSTIQGDGLSDQRLFSCVTCGILSFACVAIIRPTEPASRYLMSADCSFFNDWVVGSGITSNGFTSAKGDAITYYQNAGTGRMEKSIPDGLYDVPAQPGNYQIQMADQLYEVVSTTESQINASALGLLALNYGNSSDSEEDQDEPNSDGRSKDETDFPSRADETKLINCSSESIHQCDNYLSKNKIYQCDNSHWPPMQDCSHNATGVLSLPSSRCGGEDVPSPQTFDCYAQCGRQVANLNDGSHQTSDRSVECRTDDLASTKSIELMDTCSDPMTLSNITSDHSPCAHDAVKTKLGKAIAPIENTNMSLAPRSDEDSSRMHVFCLEHAVEVEKQLRPIGGVDILLLCHPEYAKIEAEAKLLAEELGIDCHWNDITFRNATKEDENRIQSALDSQEAIHGNGDWAVKLGINLFYSANLSRSTLYSKQMPYNFVIYNAFGRSAPASSPRKRNVCRRRSGRQKKVVAGKWCGKVWMSHQVHPFLVKGDPDHGGGGGEEEEEEEEEERSLQTWTVPDDKLDRKSESDLKHGATTVRKYSRKRKMTVESGSTKKTKCIDREDAVSDYSAEDNYLQQHRRTLRGKPNKTIKRDDSVSDDALNNNFHQLQRRSSKITEVFSDERENVVNDSLVHNSHQQRRRIISGKRPKCFERDDAISDGSLGNNAHQRSRKVTKSKIAKDAFSDDSMEVNSDQQIRRRSRSRAKCIEREDGASDDSFGDISHHQCRRLPKIKKAKGIERESEVVDILRSNSHRQHHRIIRDKQMKPETRQQMKKQTSLLVKQADSRAIKQVTCQPMKKGTPKQMKQQTPRHRNNQSDQNASRLGLNAEEDLEGGPSTRLRQRTPKPHKKTEAKAKEKQQPSRKKVKKNASAVKALAGNNDPKTGHEEAEFVCDIEGCTMSFGSKQELAWHKRNICPVKGCGKKLFSHKYLVQHRRVHMDDRPLRCPWKGCKMTFKWAWARTEHIRVHTGARPYVCGEPGCGQTFRFVSDFSRHKRKTGHSAKKGR, encoded by the exons ATGGGAGCCTCGGAGCCAACTCAGGAGGTCCTCTCATGGCTCAAATCCCTACCTTTGGCCCCAGAGTACCACCCGACTCTAGCAGAGTTCCAAGATCCGATTTCCTACATTTTCAAGATCGAGAAGGAGGCTTCCAAGTACGGAATATGCAAAATCGTTCCCCCGGTACCTTCCTCACCGAAGAAGACCGCAATTGCGAATCTGAACCGCTCCCTCGCGGCCCGGAACCCTGGCTCCGACTCCAAATCCCCGCCCACATTCACCACCCGGCAGCAGCAGATCGGGTTCTGCCCGAGGAAGCAGCGGGCGGTGCAGAGGCCCGTCTGGGAGAGCGGTGAGTACTACACGTTTCAGAAGTTCGAGGCCAAAGCCAAGGCCTTCGAGAAGAGCCACCTGAAGAAATGTTGCAAGAGAGGGACTACCCCTTCGGCTCTGGACATCGAAACCCTTTATTGGAAAGCCACCGTAGACAAGCCCTTCTCGGTCGAGTACGCGAACGATATGCCCGGGTCGGCGTTCGTGCCCTTTAGTCCCAAGAAGAGTAGGGAGGCAGGGTGGGACGGTGTGACCCTCGGCGAGACTGCGTGGAATATGAGGGGGGTGTCCAGGTCAAATGGGTCATTGTTGAGGTTCATGAAGGAGGAGATTCCGGGGGTTACATCCCCGATGGTGTACGTGGCTATGATGTTTAGCTGGTTTGCTTGGCACGTGGAGGATCACGACCTTCACAGCTTGAATTACTTGCACATGGGGGCCGGAAAGACGTGGTATGGCGTGCCGAGGGAAGCTGCGGTTGCATTCGAGGAGGTGGTCAGGGTTCATGGCTATGGAGGAGAAATCAATCCTCTTG TTACGTTTGCTACTCTTGGAGAAAAGACCACGGTGATGTCACCTGAAATCTTTATTAGTGCAGGGGTTCCTTGTTGTAG GTTAGTGCAAAATGCTGGAGAATTTGTTGTCACTTTCCCAAGAGCCTATCATACGGGTTTCAGTCATG GATTTAATTGTGGGGAGGCAGCTAACATTGCAACTCCTGAATGGTTGAGGGTTGCCAAAGATGCTGCTATTCGAAGAGCTTCTATCAATTATCCTCCCATGGTGTCTCATTTCCAGTTGCTTTATGATCTTGCGCTGGCTTTATGTTCAAG GATACCTGTGGGCATCAATGAACCACGCAGTTCTCGCCTCAAAGATAAGAAAAAGGGTGAAGGAGAAACCATGGTTAAGGAGCTATTTGTGCAGGATGTAGTACAGAATAATGACCTGCTTCACATTCTTGGAAAAGGGTCTTCAGTTGTACTTCTTCCACACAGTTCTTCTGACATATCTGTTTGTTCGAAATTACGTGTTGGATCCCACTTGAGAGTAAACCCCAGGTTGACCCCTGGTTTATGCAGTTCTAAGGAAGTTGTGAAAATGAAATCCTCGAGTTTAGTTTCTGATGATCTCGTGCAAGACGGGAATGGGGAAATGGGGCGAACAAAAGGTCTTTTTCCAGTGAAAGgaaattttttctctttgtacGAGAGGAACAAATTATACTCATTAAGCGGATTTAATAATAGATGCCCATTGAATTCTAAGACACTGGATACTGACAGTGAAAGAGGAAGTACAATTCAAGGTGATGGGTTGTCAGATCAGAGACTGTTTTCGTGCGTCACATGTGGAATTCTTAGCTTTGCTTGTGTTGCCATCATACGACCCACCGAACCAGCTTCTAGATACCTTATGTCAGCTGATTGTAGCTTCTTTAATGATTGGGTTGTTGGTTCTGGAATAACTAGTAATGGGTTTACCAGTGCTAAGGGGGATGCAATTACTTATTATCAGAATGCTGGTACAG GGCGGATGGAGAAAAGTATACCAGATGGTTTATATGATGTTCCTGCTCAACCTGGTAACTACCAAATTCAGATGGCAGATCAACTTTATGAAGTGGTTTCAACTACTGAATCACAGATAAATGCTTCTGCTCTTGGCCTATTAGCTTTAAATTATGGAAATTCATCTGACTCGGAGGAGGATCAGGATGAACCAAATTCAGATGGCAGATCAAAGGATGAAACAGATTTTCCCTCACGTGCTGATGAAACCAAGTTGATAAATTGTTCATCTGAAAGTATACATCAGTGTGataattacttatcaaaaaacaaaatatatcaatGTGATAATTCTCATTGGCCTCCTATGCAAGACTGCTCCCATAATGCAACTGGGGTTCTCAGTCTCCCATCATCAAGATGTGGTGGTGAGGATGTCCCTTCTCCCCAAACTTTTGATTGTTATGCACAATGTGGACGCCAAGTAGCCAATCTCAATGATGGAAGTCATCAAACTTCTGATCGCTCTGTTGAGTGTAGAACTGATGATCTTGCTTCCACAAAATCCATTGAATTGATGGATACATGTAGTGATCCAATGACATTATCGAATATTACTTCAGATCATTCCCCATGTGCCCACGATGCTGTGAAAACAAAGTTGGGCAAGGCAATTGCACCAATAGAGAACACTAACATGTCATTGGCTCCAAGATCGGATGAAGACTCTTCTAGAATGCATGTCTTCTGTCTAGAGCATGCTGTAGAAGTAGAGAAACAACTTCGTCCTATAGGAGGAGTGGATATATTGCTCCTTTGTCATCCAG AGTATGCCAAGATAGAGGCCGAAGCAAAGTTGCTTGCAGAAGAACTGGgaattgattgtcattggaatGATATAACATTCAGGAATGCCACCAAAGAGGATGAGAATAGAATCCAGTCAGCTCTGGATAGTCAGGAAGCGATCCATGGAAATGGGGATTGGGCTGTGAAGCTGGGAATCAATCTCTTTTACAGTGCCAACCTTAGCCGCTCTACTCTTTATAGCAAGCAGATGCCTTacaattttgttatatataatgcatTTGGCCGTAGTGCTCCAGCTAGCTCGCCCAGAAAACGCAATGTCTGCAGGAGGAGGTCTGGCAGGCAGAAAAAAGTTGTTGCAGGGAAATGGTGCGGGAAAGTCTGGATGTCACATCAGGTTCATCCCTTTTTGGTTAAAGGTGATCCTGAccatggaggaggaggaggagaagaagaagaagaagaagaagaagaagagagaagctTACAAACTTGGACAGTTCCAGATGACAAGCTTGATAGAAAATCAGAAAGCGACCTTAAGCATGGAGCCACAACAGTTCGAAAGTATAGTAGGAAGAGAAAGATGACAGTAGAAAGTGGGTCTACCAAAAAAACCAAATGTATAGATAGAGAAGATGCAGTTTCAGATTATTCAGCAGAAGATAATTATCTTCAGCAGCATAGGAGGACCCTTAGAGGCAAGccaaataaaacaataaagagAGATGATTCAGTTTCAGATGATGCATTGAACAATAATTTTCATCAGCTACAAAGGAGGTCCTCTAAAATTACGGAAGTCTtttctgatgagagagaaaacgTGGTTAATGATTCACTGGTGCATAATTCTCATCAGCAGCGAAGGAGGATTATTAGCGGCAAGCGACCCAAATGTTTTGAGAGAGATGATGCAATTTCAGATGGTTCTCTTGGGAATAATGCCCATCAGCGTAGTCGGAAGGTTACTAAAAGCAAGATTGCAAAAGATGCATTTTCTGATGATTCAATGGAGGTTAATTCTGACCAGCAGATTAGGAGGCGTTCTAGGAGTCGAGCCAAATGCatagagagagaagatggagCTTCAGATGATTCATTTGGGGATATTTCACATCATCAGTGCAGGAGGCTTCCTAAAATCAAGAAAGCCAAAGGCATTGAGAGAGAAAGTGAAGTTGTGGATATTCTACGGAGTAATTCCCATCGCCAGCATCATAGGATTATACGAGACAAGCAAATGAAACCAGAGACCCGTCAGCAAATGAAGAAACAGACCTCACTTCTTGTGAAACAAGCGGACTCTCGGGCTATAAAACAGGTGACTTGTCAGCCAATGAAAAAAGGGACTCCTAAGCAAATGAAACAACAGACTCCTCGTCATCGGAATAATCAATCTGACCAGAACGCCAGCCGGTTGGGTCTGAATGCTGAAGAGGATCTAGAAGGTGGACCAAGCACACGCCTTAGACAGAGAACCCCAAAGCCCCATAAAAAGACTGAAGCCAAGGCAAAAGAGAAGCAGCAACCCAGTAGGAAAAAAGTTAAGAAGAATGCTTCAGCTGTGAAGGCTCTGGCTGGGAACAATGATCCAAAAACAGGGCATGAGGAGGCAGAATTCGTGTGCGACATTGAAGGGTGCACCATGAGTTTTGGCTCAAAACAAGAGCTCGCTTGGCATAAAAGAAACATTTGTCCGGTCAAGGGTTGTGGAAAGAAGTTATTTTCGCATAAATATCTGGTGCAGCACCGTCGAGTTCACATGGATGATCGCCCTCTTAGGTGCCCTTGGAAGGGCTGCAAGATGACATTCAAGTGGGCATGGGCTCGAACTGAACACATTAGGGTTCACACAGGTGCTCGCCCTTATGTGTGTGGCGAGCCAGGCTGTGGACAGACATTCCGATTCGTGTCAGATTTCAGTCGCCACAAGCGAAAGACTGGTCATTCTGCAAAGAAGGGAAGGTGA